In Flavobacteriales bacterium, the following are encoded in one genomic region:
- a CDS encoding ferredoxin produces the protein MVVISHQREKCIGCNYCVELAYNHWRMSKKDGKATLLGGVNKKGFYTARVDNSEFDENKRAAEACPVNIIQVKMI, from the coding sequence ATGGTTGTAATATCACATCAGAGAGAAAAATGTATAGGGTGCAACTACTGTGTTGAGTTGGCTTATAACCATTGGAGAATGTCTAAAAAAGATGGTAAGGCAACACTATTAGGAGGAGTCAATAAAAAAGGCTTTTATACAGCAAGAGTCGATAATTCTGAGTTTGATGAGAATAAAAGAGCCGCTGAAGCTTGTCCTGTTAATATTATCCAA
- a CDS encoding U32 family peptidase, which translates to MSKVEKLELMAPAGGFDSLQAALDNGADSVYFGVDQLNMRARATMNFTLGDLEEIAERCNERGVRSYLTLNAIIYNHDLSLIKTVVNRVKEAGITAIIASDQAVIGYAKSQGVDVHISTQLNVTNIETVKFYALFANVMVLSRELSLRQVKEICDAVKKEDVRGPNGELVKIEVFGHGALCMAVSGKCYLSLHTSNSSANRGACVQNCRRKYKVVDLEDGHELELDNEYIMSPKDLCTIDFLDQLIDTGISVLKIEGRGRAPEYVATTIKAYREAIDAYYEGTYTPEKVKEWFSRLETVYNRGFWGGYFLGQELGEWTDASGSKATVKKVFLGKGLHYYGKPQIGEFKIEAQFLSKGDKILITGPTTGVIETTVEEMRVNNEVVDVAKRGEEVTFFVDKVIRSSDKLYKVVAAEEVND; encoded by the coding sequence ATGAGTAAAGTAGAGAAATTAGAGCTAATGGCCCCTGCTGGAGGGTTCGATTCATTACAAGCAGCTTTAGACAATGGAGCTGATTCGGTATATTTTGGTGTCGACCAATTAAATATGCGTGCGAGAGCGACCATGAATTTTACATTAGGTGATTTGGAAGAAATTGCAGAGCGCTGTAACGAAAGAGGAGTTCGTTCTTACTTAACACTCAATGCTATTATCTATAACCACGATTTATCGTTGATTAAAACAGTCGTTAATCGTGTGAAAGAAGCAGGGATTACAGCGATTATTGCTTCTGATCAAGCTGTTATCGGATATGCTAAGTCGCAAGGTGTAGATGTGCATATTTCAACACAGTTGAATGTTACTAATATTGAAACCGTTAAGTTTTATGCATTGTTTGCCAATGTTATGGTACTTTCTCGTGAGTTGAGTTTACGTCAAGTCAAAGAAATTTGTGATGCTGTAAAAAAAGAAGATGTTAGAGGTCCAAATGGCGAATTGGTTAAAATAGAAGTGTTTGGACATGGAGCACTTTGTATGGCTGTATCTGGGAAATGCTATTTAAGTTTACATACATCCAACTCGTCTGCTAACAGAGGAGCTTGTGTACAGAATTGCCGAAGAAAATATAAAGTAGTAGACCTAGAGGATGGACATGAATTGGAGTTAGACAATGAGTACATTATGTCTCCAAAAGATTTGTGTACAATTGATTTCCTAGACCAATTAATTGATACAGGAATTTCTGTGTTAAAAATAGAAGGAAGAGGTAGAGCACCAGAATATGTGGCAACAACAATTAAAGCCTATCGTGAAGCCATTGATGCCTATTATGAGGGGACTTATACGCCTGAAAAAGTAAAAGAATGGTTTTCACGACTAGAAACAGTTTATAATAGAGGTTTTTGGGGAGGTTATTTCTTAGGACAAGAGTTGGGAGAATGGACCGATGCAAGTGGGTCAAAAGCAACGGTAAAAAAAGTGTTTTTAGGAAAAGGACTACACTACTATGGTAAACCTCAAATAGGAGAGTTTAAAATAGAGGCTCAATTCTTAAGCAAAGGAGATAAGATCTTAATTACCGGACCAACTACTGGAGTTATAGAAACAACAGTAGAGGAAATGCGTGTAAATAACGAGGTTGTTGATGTTGCTAAAAGAGGAGAAGAAGTGACTTTCTTTGTAGATAAGGTGATTCGTTCATCAGATAAATTATATAAAGTCGTTGCTGCTGAAGAAGTGAATGATTAA
- a CDS encoding Crp/Fnr family transcriptional regulator, which translates to MDIQNLISFIENYTSLSDAVKSKLEDVAFIKTFKKNELILSEGRTAKFLYFNTMGTVRTFYYLDGKDVTQWIYPQGSFFTSWHSYLAQEPSKESVQAIAPVSAIGISYNNWELLCNEFHEINTFLRLLYAHHLSSIHDFYKGYYFLTAKEKYALLLNVFPEIILTSNLGYIASMLGISQETLSRIRRN; encoded by the coding sequence ATGGATATTCAAAACCTCATTTCTTTTATAGAAAACTACACCTCTCTTTCTGATGCAGTAAAATCAAAGTTGGAAGATGTTGCTTTTATTAAAACTTTCAAAAAAAATGAGCTTATCCTTTCTGAGGGTAGAACGGCTAAGTTTTTATATTTCAACACAATGGGGACCGTCAGAACATTCTATTATTTAGACGGTAAAGATGTTACACAATGGATTTATCCTCAAGGCTCTTTCTTTACTTCATGGCACAGTTATTTAGCACAAGAACCATCTAAAGAATCGGTTCAAGCTATAGCTCCTGTCTCTGCAATTGGAATAAGTTATAACAACTGGGAGCTACTCTGCAATGAATTTCATGAAATCAATACTTTTTTGAGGCTGCTATATGCACACCATCTTTCTTCAATTCATGATTTTTACAAGGGGTATTATTTCCTTACAGCTAAAGAAAAATATGCATTGCTACTCAACGTATTTCCTGAGATTATCCTAACAAGTAATCTAGGATATATCGCTTCTATGCTGGGAATATCTCAAGAGACATTGAGCAGAATACGTCGTAACTAA
- a CDS encoding DUF5777 family beta-barrel protein, with protein MKSIIGILISLIVVQGYSQDDDLLNSLEAEIMEEPEYIIPAFKAMKIGNLQSTKVAKKKDLYMYVSHRFGTLQDGVSTFFGLDNANTKIQMIYGLSNHIQLGLSRESLRRTYAGSLKLKHLEQGSDGGVNISSYFTVNINTLLSKQQYPLMKHWDRYSYTSQLLVSKRFTKKLSLEIAPSYVRQNLVLEPFQSHEQIVVGLGGRYKISNRVSLNMDYAINLSRAEESVYNDPFTIGVDLETGGHVFQLLFSNAQSSNEPGFLSNAEGSWTEGDVFFGFNIVRTF; from the coding sequence ATGAAATCAATAATAGGAATATTAATAAGTTTAATTGTGGTTCAAGGATATAGCCAAGATGACGATTTACTGAATTCGTTAGAAGCGGAAATAATGGAAGAGCCAGAATATATAATCCCAGCTTTTAAGGCAATGAAGATCGGGAACCTTCAATCGACTAAAGTGGCTAAAAAGAAAGACCTTTATATGTATGTCTCCCATCGTTTTGGAACATTGCAAGATGGGGTTTCAACCTTTTTTGGGTTAGATAATGCCAATACTAAAATCCAAATGATTTATGGTTTGTCTAACCATATTCAACTGGGGCTAAGTAGGGAGTCTTTACGTAGAACTTATGCCGGATCTTTAAAGTTAAAACACCTTGAACAAGGAAGTGATGGAGGAGTAAATATCTCAAGTTATTTTACGGTAAATATTAACACTTTGTTGAGCAAACAGCAATACCCTTTAATGAAGCATTGGGACCGTTATAGTTATACCAGTCAATTGTTGGTTTCTAAACGTTTTACCAAAAAATTATCGTTAGAGATAGCTCCTTCTTACGTCAGACAAAATTTAGTTTTAGAACCTTTTCAAAGCCATGAACAAATTGTTGTAGGATTGGGTGGACGTTACAAAATTAGTAACCGAGTATCTCTAAATATGGATTATGCGATAAACCTGAGTAGAGCAGAAGAATCGGTTTATAACGACCCGTTTACCATAGGAGTAGATTTGGAAACAGGAGGACATGTTTTTCAACTGTTGTTTTCGAATGCGCAATCTTCCAATGAACCAGGTTTTCTTTCTAATGCAGAAGGCAGTTGGACTGAGGGAGATGTCTTTTTTGGTTTTAATATTGTACGTACTTTTTAA